One Primulina huaijiensis isolate GDHJ02 unplaced genomic scaffold, ASM1229523v2 scaffold37775, whole genome shotgun sequence genomic window carries:
- the LOC140968786 gene encoding 14-3-3-like protein B → MSAREENVYMAKLAEQAERYEEMVEFMEKVSMSLSENEDLTVEERNLLSVAYKNVIGARRASWRIISSIEQKEESRGNEGHVTTIKGYRSKIETELSNICDGILKLLDSRLIPSASAADSKVFYLKMKGDYHRYLAEFKTGAERKEAAESTLTAYKAAQDIANAELASTHPIRLGLALNFSVFYYEILNSPDRACNLAKQAFDEAIAELDTLGEESYKDSTLIMQLLRDNLTLWTSDMQDDGADDIKEASKPDDAQQ, encoded by the exons ATGTCGGCGCGTGAGGAGAACGTTTACATGGCGAAACTGGCCGAGCAGGCCGAGCGCTACGAGGAAATGGTGGAGTTCATGGAGAAAGTGTCGATGTCTCTGTCTGAGAATGAGGATCTGACGGTTGAAGAGAGGAATCTTCTGTCAGTTGCCTATAAGAATGTGATTGGTGCTCGCCGCGCGTCTTGGAGGATTATTTCCTCCATAGAACAGAAGGAGGAATCGAGAGGGAATGAGGGTCATGTTACAACGATTAAGGGCTACAGATCCAAGATCGAGACCGAGCTCTCCAATATCTGTGATGGGATTCTCAAGCTGCTGGACTCGCGTCTCATTCCCTCTGCATCCGCCGCTGATTCTAAGGTTTTCTATCTCAAGATGAAAGGGGATTACCATAGATATTTGGCTGAATTCAAAACTGGTGCTGAAAGAAAAGAAGCTGCCGAAAGCACCCTCACGGCTTATAAGGCTGCTCAG GACATTGCTAATGCAGAACTTGCTTCAACACACCCAATCCGACTTGGACTGGCTTTGAACTTCTCTGTTTTCTATTATGAGATTTTAAACTCTCCCGATCGTGCTTGTAATCTGGCGAAGCAG GCCTTTGATGAAGCCATAGCTGAGTTGGACACCCTCGGCGAGGAGTCCTACAAAGATAGCACATTGATTATGCAACTTCTTCGTGACAACCTCACTTTGTGGACCTCTGACATGCAG GATGATGGAGCTGATGACATCAAAGAAGCCAGCAAACCTGATGATGCACAACAGTGA